From Montipora foliosa isolate CH-2021 chromosome 6, ASM3666993v2, whole genome shotgun sequence, a single genomic window includes:
- the LOC138005363 gene encoding uncharacterized protein has product MDNVVTGGDSQEKAMEYYTLSRNYLKDAGMNLREWNSNSPNLNIKAKEDKCPAKNPQTKVLGLKWDATLDTLSLSLDKMINDISQATQQKMSKRSVLSIASKVFDPLGFVETITVKAKIMIQDIWKQNMTWDQEIRNDLKEQWIKWLDDISNLSMFKVPRPYFSDNITSKQLHIFCDSSQRAYGAVAYLRGTSGNMTQTSFVIAKTRVAPVKTQTLPRLELLAALLGANLATYITKTLQLGKECEIVYWSDSQIVLSWLSSNKRLQPFVHTRIPKITQITGTHKWMFCPTSSNPTDLITRGISTMMFYQIEHYGLKVHRG; this is encoded by the coding sequence ATGGATAACGTGGTGACGGGGGGTGACAGCCAGGAAAAGGCCATGGAATACTATACATTATCACGAAACTATTTGAAGGACGCTGGAATGAATCTGAGAGAATGGAATTCGAACTCACCAAACCTTAACATCAAAGCAAAAGAAGACAAATGCCCAGCTAAAAATCCGCAAACCAAAGTACTAGGTCTAAAGTGGGATGCGACACTGGACACGCTATCACTCTCACTCGATAAGATGATAAACGACATTTCACAAGCGACTCAACAAAAGATGAGCAAAAGGTCTGTCCTAAGCATCGCCTCAAAAGTATTCGATCCTCTCGGATTTGTTGAAACTATCACCGTTAAAGCAAAGATCATGATACAAGACATATGGAAACAAAATATGACTTGGGACCAAGAAATAAGGAATGACTTAAAAGAACAGTGGATTAAATGGCTCGACGATATTAGCAACCTGTCCATGTTCAAAGTACCAAGACCATATTTCAGTGACAACATCACCAGCAAACAACTTCATATATTCTGTGATAGCAGTCAACGAGCCTACGGTGCGGTTGCATACCTCCGAGGAACATCAGGAAACATGACGCAAACAAGCTTCGTGATTGCCAAAACAAGAGTTGCACCCGTTAAGACGCAAACACTTCCACGATTGGAACTACTAGCAGCACTGTTAGGAGCCAACCTAGCGACGTACATCACGAAAACTTTACAACTCGGAAAGGAATGCGAAATCGTCTACTGGAGCGACTCACAAATTGTGCTATCGTGGCTTTCATCCAACAAAAGACTGCAACCATTCGTACACACGCGAATACCCAAGATAACGCAAATAACAGGGACACATAAATGGATGTTCTGTCCCACATCCTCAAATCCTACAGACTTAATAACACGAGGAATAAGCACAATGATGTTCTATCAGATAGAGCATTATGGTTTGAAGGTCCATCGTGGCTAA
- the LOC138005365 gene encoding uncharacterized protein: MQDARLALLKGTQRKYYEREITSLKAKTKSKPSAIMQQLGLFLDDQEVLRCRGRLHYADLHYDTKFPFLLPKNSTFTSLVIQHTHTMLKHGGVQDTLTQIRQQFWIPQGRQLVKRLISKCVICRKHEGPHLHSVPTPPLPKERISQSQPFQHTGIDFAGPMYVSNKNTTSSKVYVCLFTCTAIRATHLELVEDQTTEAFLRAFRRFIGRRGVPETIISDNAKTFKAAAQDLETLHSGILSHTSTQNFLANNGIRWKFIAERAPWWGGFYERLIGMTKRCLKKTIGKASLNMIELNTILIEVEAALNSRPLTYSYMGLNDSPPLTPAHFLLWTSIDDIT, encoded by the coding sequence ATGCAGGATGCTCGACTTGCATTACTAAAAGGAACCCAAAGAAAATACTATGAACGCGAAATCACTAGCTTAAAGGCGAAAACGAAGTCAAAACCATCGGCTATCATGCAACAACTAGGACTGTTCCTCGATGACCAAGAAGTACTTCGCTGTCGTGGTAGACTACACTATGCAGACCTTCACTATGACACAAAATTCCCATTTCTGTTACCTAAAAATAGCACATTCACTTCATTGGTCATCCAACATACACATACAATGCTCAAACATGGTGGAGTTCAGGACACATTAACTCAAATAAGACAACAATTCTGGATACCCCAAGGTCGACAACTTGTTAAAAGGCTCATATCGAAGTGTGTTATATGTAGAAAACATGAAGGACCACACCTTCATTCCGTTCCAACACCACCATTACCCAAAGAACGGATTTCACAGTCACAGCCCTTCCAACACACAGGCATCGACTTCGCAGGACCTATGTACGTCAGTAACAAGAATACTACATCGAGCAAGGTCTATGTATGCCTATTCACCTGTACTGCCATAAGGGCAACACATCTTGAACTGGTTGAAGACCAAACAACTGAAGCCTTTCTAAGAGCATTCAGACGATTTATAGGCAGAAGAGGCGTTCCGGAGACAATCATCTCTGACAATGCCAAAACGTTCAAAGCAGCTGCACAAGACCTAGAAACTCTACATAGCGGAATTCTCTCTCACACTTCAACTCAGAACTTCCTTGCAAACAATGGCATACGTTGGAAATTCATAGCCGAGAGAGCTCCGTGGTGGGGAGGATTTTATGAAAGACTGATAGGAATGACCAAAAGATGCTTGAAGAAAACAATCGGTAAAGCCTCCCTAAACATGATAGAACTAAACACCATACTGATCGAGGTTGAAGCTGCATTGAATAGCAGACCGCTAACATATTCCTACATGGGACTTAATGATTCCCCTCCACTTACGCCAGCACACTTCCTGTTGTGGACATCGATTGATGACATTACCTGA
- the LOC138005366 gene encoding uncharacterized protein, translated as MRMFWKRWRNEYLTGLREQDRKRNTNHQTPVSRGDVVLIHDDLPRSNWTMGIVTNLHQGRDGQVRSVNVKIHPGKELTRPIEKLYPLEIKRNDHDEDSRQTQELGTEEEKMRSLSRLAARKAALKITETYNEQ; from the coding sequence ATGCGGATGTTTTGGAAGAGATGGCGCAACGAGTACTTGACTGGGCTACGTGAACAAGACCGTAAACGCAACACAAATCACCAAACACCAGTCTCCAGGGGAGATGTGGTACTTATACATGATGACCTTCCACGTTCAAACTGGACAATGGGGATCGTAACAAACCTTCATCAAGGAAGAGATGGTCAAGTCAGGTCTGTAAACGTGAAGATACACCCAGGAAAAGAACTTACGAGACCCATTGAAAAGCTTTATCCTCTTGAGATCAAAAGAAACGATCATGATGAGGATAGTAGACAAACCCAAGAACTGGGGACTGAAGAAGAAAAGATGAGATCCCTGTCAAGACTTGCCGCTCGAAAGGCAGCATTGAAGATAACAGAGACTTATAATGAACAATAG